The following proteins are encoded in a genomic region of Atribacterota bacterium:
- a CDS encoding Gfo/Idh/MocA family oxidoreductase, giving the protein MKKLWGGLIGGGKHSFIGFAHRVAVALQGEAEIKAGVFSSNAERCIQRGIELGIDRKRIYTDFWEMIKKESQLPAEERIDFVIIATPNILHGDMSKAFLEGGFHVISDKPMAISLSEALEIKAVQEKTGKVFALTHGYTGYPMIKQARYLVKSGKIGKIISVLVSYNQGWLSPLINEPEAFQTWHIDPSISGPSCTMIDIGIHALNLVYNITGLKPEEVCADLESAISNNPLEDHGNVLIKYNDKVSGLLHASQISTGEGNALRIIVYGEKASLFWDQEFPEVLEMKNLDGTSTIFKKGISALCEEAKEASYFPAGHPEGFICAFSHTYSAVFKAIRSLKYNQPLVLDGRNDWDFPGIEEGIMGISFVEAVLKSNKSKEKWTEI; this is encoded by the coding sequence ATGAAAAAACTATGGGGAGGATTAATTGGAGGAGGGAAACATTCCTTTATCGGTTTTGCCCACAGAGTAGCAGTTGCCTTGCAAGGAGAAGCAGAAATAAAAGCCGGAGTATTTTCCAGTAATGCAGAAAGGTGTATTCAGAGAGGCATTGAACTGGGAATAGACCGGAAAAGAATTTATACTGATTTTTGGGAAATGATTAAAAAAGAGAGCCAGCTTCCTGCAGAAGAGAGAATTGATTTTGTCATTATTGCCACGCCCAATATTTTACATGGCGATATGAGCAAGGCGTTTCTGGAAGGTGGGTTTCATGTTATCTCAGATAAACCTATGGCTATTTCACTTTCAGAAGCATTGGAAATCAAAGCGGTGCAAGAAAAAACTGGCAAAGTATTTGCCCTTACCCATGGTTACACAGGCTATCCTATGATAAAACAGGCCAGATATTTAGTGAAATCTGGAAAAATAGGTAAAATTATCAGTGTTCTGGTTAGTTATAATCAAGGATGGCTTTCTCCTCTCATAAATGAACCGGAAGCATTTCAAACCTGGCATATCGATCCCTCTATATCAGGTCCATCCTGTACTATGATTGATATTGGTATTCATGCCTTAAATCTTGTTTATAATATAACTGGCTTAAAACCTGAAGAGGTTTGTGCTGATCTGGAGTCGGCTATATCGAATAATCCCCTGGAGGATCACGGGAATGTCTTAATCAAATATAATGATAAAGTAAGCGGTCTTCTTCATGCTTCCCAGATTTCCACTGGAGAGGGAAATGCCTTAAGGATAATAGTGTATGGAGAAAAGGCCAGTCTGTTCTGGGATCAGGAGTTTCCTGAAGTGCTGGAAATGAAGAATTTGGATGGCACCAGTACTATATTCAAGAAAGGCATTTCAGCTTTATGTGAAGAAGCAAAAGAAGCTTCCTATTTTCCTGCTGGTCATCCAGAAGGATTTATTTGTGCCTTCTCCCATACCTACTCTGCGGTATTTAAAGCCATACGTTCATTAAAGTATAATCAACCTCTTGTTTTAGATGGAAGGAATGATTGGGATTTTCCCGGCATAGAAGAAGGTATCATGGGAATATCTTTTGTAGAAGCAGTTTTGAAGAGCAATAAATCAAAAGAGAAGTGGACAGAAATTTGA